The genomic window TTTATTAtggtatttatgtatgtatgtatgtgagtatttatgtatttattattcatttctttgTCCTTTTTCACCCCTTCCCTCTATTTATTAACTTGTCAATCtatgtgattatttattttacaatgcttTATGTGCGAAGTGAAATCAGATTATCTACGTTTTTTTCTCCCCCGACGGGAGGATTTAGCCGTAGAATCCCGTCGTTATACCAAAGATGTAGATGGGTGGTGTTCCTCAAAGCCTCCGGGTCCATCTCCgccctctgacctttgacctccgcTCAGCCTCAGCATCACCTCATCTTGATGGTGTTGCGGAAGGAGCGGCCCACCCTGGTCTCAGACAGCTACAGAGTGTGCAGGGAATCAGACAGCTACAGAGTGTGCAGGGAATCAGACAGCCTCAGAGTGTGCAGGGCCTCAGACAGCTACAGAGTGTGCAGGGCCTCAGACAGCCCAGAGTGTGCAGGGCCTCAGACAGCCCAGAGTGTGCAGGGTCTCAGACAGCCCAGAGTGTGCAAGGCCTCAGTCAGCCTCAGAGTGTGCAGGGCCTCAGACAGCCCAGAGTGTGCAGGGCCTCAGACAGCCCAGAGTGTGCAGGGCCTTAGACAGCCCAGAGTGTGCAGGGCCTCAGACAGCCCAGAGTGTGCAGGGCCTCAGACAGCTACAGAGTGTGCAGGGCCTCAGACAGCCTCAGAGTGTGCAGGGCCTCAGACAGCCTCAGAGTGTGCAGGGCCTCAGACAGCTACAGAGTGTGCAGGGCCTCAGACAGCCCCAGAGTGTGCAGGGCCTCAGTCAGCCTCAGAGTGTGCAGGGCCTCAGTCAGCCCAGAGTGTGCAGGGCCTCAGACAGCCCAGAGTGTGCAGGGCTTCATTGGTACTCAAGCCGTGTTCTTTGCTGTTTCCATCTGTGTTTAACGTCAGGCCCTGCTGTTCGTAGGCATAAGTTGCCCATAAAATGGTggacattacatacattacattacattacaggtatttagcagacgctcttatccagagcaacttacatgcatctagcagacgctcttatccagggcgacttacacaactttttacaaatTGCGTCCATtcgtacagctggatatacgctgaagcaatgcaggttcagtaccttgctcaaggctcTGCCTTTGAACCCGGGGCCCCGGGAACTCGCCGGTCTGATTTTGGGACCTTGCCAATCTGATTTTGCGGTCGTTTTACGGTCAGCGTCCTCCCTGTCGTTctgtcgctcgctctctctgtctccgtgCATGTCGCTTtatcgtgccccccccccccccccccctccgctctgACCGTTTTCTTTTCTAAACAACAGATGAGCTGTCCCACTGTCACACCAGGAGGATTTGGGtactcccccccgcccccccccccaccctcagccctTCTGCCTTTTGCTGCTGTTGGGTGTGTGGTgcgaccccgccccccctcccccacccccccccgcgacCTCACCGCTGCACAGTTGAAATACGGAGTCATGAAAGGGCTCGTCGACCTTTGTAAGACTTCAAAGACAGCGGAGGACACGGGAgtttgcttcccccccccccatttctttcTGTCCagatccccccaccccacccccccgggctgATTCTGGACCGAGGCCCACTCCACGCTGGGGgggccagggtgggggggtggggggggggtggcctggAGGCATTGAAAGAGGAGGGGATCAGAGGGACAGTGGAAGTAAAGAacggagggtggtgggggggggggggagaaggggggccTGCTGAAAATTTAATGGGGGAcaagcggggaggggggggccaaGCGGGGGGGGGTTAAACAGTCGAACCTCGTGCGTGCGGAAGCAAATTGGCCTTTGTGCGGCTGTGTCACGCCTTCAAATGTCACCTCGCAGTATCGGGGGCCGTCCATCTGGACCTCGGCCATCGTTAGCACGCTCGGCTGCAAAGTGAaatcctctttctcttttttctcctccctccccctccaacccccccccccccccccccacccccccccccccctccaaaccagACCGGGTGGgtataagttaaaaaaaaaaaaaaaaaaaaagtaaaaatacgTCATGTCTGGCAAGGTCAAAGAAGCGCTCGGCGTGGCGAAAATCAATACCCCGCCGTGTCGGAGGCGTTAAATATCTCCTCCGCGCTCCTCTTTACGGCTTCGGCGGGAGTCTCCGCGTCGGGTCTCCTCCGCCGGTCTGCCCGGCGGCTGAGTTACGGGCGCGTCCGGGCCGCGCGGGGAACGGGCGGGGCATCGAACCGCCGCCGCCTGACGCGGGCTACGCGCTATCCCATAATCCCCTGGGGGTAGGGACAAAGAAGAGGACGCTTGTGACGTGAAGCGtccgagagagagacagagagaggggtaaaaagagtgtgagagagagagagagagagagagacagagagagggggaatgagagagacagggacagagagacagagacagggggaatgggagaggcagagagagaaccTCACATTctgttcctctcccctctcttcatAATCAGTGTGTTAATAAGAAACATGGCGAATCGATACGTCTGATGGCTGCCGGGCCATGATGCTGCTCCCTGCTCGCGCACACAGATCAGCCGGAAGCTTCCAGTCCCACAATCCTTCCTGGCCCACGGAGAAGGAGACcaggggctcattccaatccttcattttttctgtccttgcttcctttccttgtgtcctttcctagtatggaaggccgAACAGGCTCAAAAATGCTTGAAATCGATGCCTGGAATCACGCAGCATTGTCAGCATGTTGTACTCGTGTTGACAACTCGGTATCCCAAACCTCACGTTCATGTACTTTTCTTTACCTGTTTGGCATTTAATACTAGGAAAGGATgcagagaaaggaagaaaggacgaataaaataaaagattggAACGAGCCCCAGGTCTTTTCGGGAATACAGGGGGAATACCGCGGACCCttgtacagaaaataaaaaccttttgtCCCCAAGCGCGAGCGATTAATCATGTCTTGCGAACTGTCAAAAGCCTTATCTGGCTTTGATATTAAAACTTTACATCTCAAAACGTCAGATCTCAAAAAGTCGTTGATGGtactgggtggggggtggggtgccaTTTTACTCCATGCTGTGAGTAATAAGCTTAGCAAACACACTTTGTTTGGCGATATTCCTCCTCCGATACACCTCCTGCCGGATCACACAAGACACcactgtgtatttatatgttctcaaaaatgtaaatagctTGCTAGACAGTGAATGCCACTGCCCAGTTCAGTTCTACAATAACTTTGTTTGGTTTGGTTACTGAAGCTTTAACCCTGGGTTTTTAATATTTGCTTTAAACAAAGAATCATATGAAGACCAAATAATATACGTGACAATCTGAGAAAGGGAGTTCTTGTTTgtaagtgggtttttttttatacctgtGATCTGAACAGGCCAATGTAACCAAAGAGGAACAGGAAACGTGAACTGAAAGACAAATAGGACAGTAAAGTAGTCGGTGAACCGGATGTTGAGGTCACAGCAGAAAGACGGTGACTGCTACTGCTGTGTTGTGGCCTTGCGGACACCTGTCACCTGCTGAACTTCGAACCGATCCTAATAATGATAGAAGAGTGCGGTGTTCAAACATAGAACAGAAACGATTGGTTCTTTTCTATGGATGACCGTagagttcatgtttttttatttttacatttaacccAATCCAAGTTGATCAAGGgtcatgatgtgtgtgttttattttttttttaatgtggcttTGGTATTCCTTTCcaaccgtgtgtgtgcgtgtgtgtgtacgcacgaGTGAGAAGCGTTTGTGTCTGCCCAAGTATATTGTCCCTTTTAAAGTGTGGAATTGTAAAGTTACTTGCAAAATGACCAcccacccttcccccctcctccctccccccaaacctTGAAATCAGAATTAATATTGCTGTTACCAAAGGCTTATAACACTTTGAAGTTTAAATCTAATTGTGGGACGTTTTTGTACCAACAAAAGTAAAAGAACTCTCCTATTACCTCATGTGATGTTGTGATGTTGCACTAAACTATTAAAACTGACCTGTAAATTTTGCAGTTTGCTCCTTACCTCCTCCTTCCTGGTTAtgcatttaaactttttttttttttttttttttttttttttaaaaacaccccacacacacagaatttggGTCAGAACAGTTCTGTTCACTTAGTCTAGTGATGGACCCGATTCTTAATGCAGCCATGTTCCACACAAAGATCACCTTGTTCTGGTTGACAGAGAATGACCTTGCTTCTGGAGAGAGTGTGTACAGATGCAGTTTGACGAGTTGATGGCTTccaatgtttgttttattcattcttgCTACACCTTCAGAAAAACTAGCAAGCAATCTTGTCAAAGCCAGTTTGCATGCTTAAATTCTtcccaaatattttatttaaaatgggatTTCTTTTGTAGTTCACTTTGCTTTCAACTGCTTTTCCCCTCACGCGGTTGGCATCCAGGAGTTCCAGTTGTGgctggaaccaaaaaaaaaaaaaaaaaaaaaaacccccagtaCACACAAGTCTCTTCACACACCGATAAAATTAAAACTACTGCTCCAgataaaaggcaaaaaaaaaaaattgttttaaaacacattttattacatcgtttttttttaaaatacagcaggtttccttttaaacaattaaaacattgaTTTCAAAAGTTACTACACAAGTGAATTGcattaaaactaaaaacactgaaaatgacacGATAGAGAAAGTGCGATGATGAAGTAAGATTTCCACTGTagttaaacaaaattaattgagTCTGGAAGCTCATCCTGGCCGGGAAATCACATGACCGGATAGCAGGCGTATGTGGCGATTCCGCATTGGTTCCCTTTGTTCCGTGCCATTCGGATGTAGCCTTGGTCACCAAATTGCACACCCCAGCTGGAatagagaagggggggggcgggggattaGAATTTATAAGCATATTGGGTAGCCAGCCCAGCCCCAGAGAACCACAGAGTCTGCCCATTTCAGTTTGTCACCTTAAAAATCAGCCGAAAACTCGGACCCCAGAAATCACTAGAGGCGACTTGAGTAGGTTTACCCcatttttcagaatgttttcaaaattctaagtcagtgttctaaaaCTCCACTGCTTACAATCACCAGTAGGGATCGtcacatcagcatcagaatgttcagttaagtcTGAATCAcctttgtgacctcacaccttaaagggtgtTTATGCGGTACGATGCCACTTAGTGTTCCAGCATTCATTACGGATAAATTTAAAGATCCTGGCATACATTAGCAGCGTCTGACTGCAGTGCAAAATATAGGACAAATCTAGGAAAACTAGGCACTCTGGAAACAGCCTGGATTggctcaacaaaaaaataaataaacccatcAATTGGCTGCAAGCAAAAACAGTTTCAAACATCACtggattttaaattgtaatcaaatatttttgttcgcttttaaataaatcaattaataatttgtttagCTCCACAATGCAAGCGCCCATGTTCTTCTGTCTGTACATTGGTGGTCTTGTTTTCTCAAAGAACACCAGCAGGGGACCAAAATGAAGACCAGTTCCAACCACAAATCACTCCACATCTTCAGCGAGCAGCGTCATGCGCCAATTTCACAGACTTCCTTCGCGCGGGCATTGAACACCCAGACGCCTTCGCGTCGGACGCGCGATGCCCTACCTGTTCTTCACCAGCCAGAAGTCCTTCCCGTCCAAAGTGCCGTAGCCCACCGCCAGGACGCCGTGGTTCACGGTCGGGCCGCAGCCGGAGTCGTCGTACACACCTAAACGAACCGTTAAGGAACAGCAAAACCAGCGCGTGAGCGCCAGTCCTAAACTGAACTCCTCGACGACGGAAATCACGCAGCTgggtttacattttatatttacacacacacacacacgcacactattATCACACACCCTATTAACACACGCGCACTATTAACACACGCACATTATCACGCAGACACAtaattatcacacacacacacacacacacacacacactggggttTTACAGAGGATTTGTTTTGGGACAGCAaaacgcgctcacacacacgtacgttatgatctcacacacacagtagagtTTTGCAGAGGAGTAGTTTTGGAACAGTAaaacgcgctcacacacacgtacgctatgatctcacacacacactggggttTTGCAGagtatttgttttggaacagtaaaacgcgctcacacacacacagttgggTTTTGCAGAGGATTTGCTTTGGGACAGTACgttatgaacacacacacacacacacacacacacacacacacacacacacacacacacacacacacacacacacacacacacacacacacacacacacacacacacacacacacacacacacacacacacacacacacacacacacacacacacacacacacacacacacacacacacacacacacacacacacacacacacacacacacacacacacacacacacacacacacacacacacacacacacacacacacacacacacacacagagtggggTTTTGCAGACGATTTGTTTTGGGACAGTAaaacgcgctcacacacacgtacgctatgatctcacacacacactggggttTTGCAGAGTATTTGTTTTGGGACAGTAAAACGCGTTCACCGCTGCGGTAGAAGGCGAAGGTGGGCCTGGTGGCGTCGATGGCCACCGAAACGGGTCCCACGCTGGCCACGGCGGCCTGGAGGGCCCCCTCGTCATCCTCGTGCACGAAAGTGTAGCTGGAGCAGTTGGCCGCGCGGGTCGCCGGGTTGTACCTGCAATTCCCCTGCTacagaaaggtcaaaggtcacaccgTCAAGGCAGGCCACAGACTCCACGGCAAGACCTTGTCAGCTGTGTACTTGTAAGGCTGGAACTTGTGTCTTCCTACCAAAAAAGGTATTACGGAGTTAGCTGGGCTCTGTTTCGCAAAGCAGGTTTACTGTATTAGCTGAATAATGgcaccgagtaaaacccggaaccctcccaaatcaggaacatggactgaagtaaaaggagccgttccgggttttactcagcgcagttacccagctaactcagtaatcctgctttgcgaaatccccccctccccagccactttgtgaaaatgtatagAAACAATTGCCATATTATTCATTTAGTAAAATAATTTGCAAGTAACAGTTTGAGCGAGAGTGATACCGTTTTCAAACAGGCCGTCTGATTACCCGCTACGGTATCGGATTTACAAATCACTGTAGAACGgcgtctcagccaatcagcatccaggatcgTAACATCCCATTTTATAGTTGTGAATGCGGCACCCAAAAAGCCACGCGGGGGGACTTACCGTGCCGTCGTAGGGGTAGGCGCTGTCCGAGTCGATGCCGCCGTTGTCGATGACGTACCGGAAGGCTTGGTGCATGTACCCGCCGTTGCAGCCCTTGTTGCCGTACTTCGAGGAGCAGTCCACCAGGTTCTGGGGGCTGAGGGACTCCAGCTTCCCATGGGTCTTCATCAGCTGGCCCTCCAGAGCCCCCGCCGCGCTGAAGGCCCAACAGGACCCGCACGACCCCTGAAAGAACAGCCCCTCTGTTAAAAACAGCAGCCGCTGAATGTCCGAATTAGCCTACTATTGAGTAAGCAagttgtatgtatgtatactcGATCATAGGCAAGTAAATAGATTTGGAAATTGCAACCTTGTACTTATCTGGCATCATCCACCAAGAGGCCTCAAGTCTTAAATCAGCATACTCATTTCCCCTTTAGAAGCAAGTGTGCTTTGGTTAAAAATGGCAGCTTTAACTCCCTAACGCCTTGGCCATATCTGAATcagcttacttgcctactattaaGCAGACAATCTACTTGCACGAAGGGGCCTCAAAAGGTCATTGTCAGCATACTAGGTTTCCACCTGAAGAAAATGCGCTagaacgagaaaaaaaaaaaaaaaaaaaaaaacctaactcATGCTGAAGCATTGGTGCCATTTTGGAAATTAGTCACTCTCCGCTGACAGAGCAGATCAGCCCCTACGGAGTTTTCCCACGTCGACAATTTAATGGCTTCCCACGTTAGCAGACTCGTgatctcccacaatgcaatgaGAGTCAGAATGAAACACCATCTTTGGGGATGTTGCAAAGAGGAAGTGGTGGGAGGCTGAATGGTGCAACATTGCctcgcaaaaaaacaaaaaaaaaaaggcaagagaCCGGTCGTCTGATGCAGAGCGCAAAACCTGCCACGACCAGGAACAATCAGGCGGGCATTTTCACAACCTGTCAAATCTCGGAACTCTGTTGGTGTAATTTTCTAAAATGGGCCACTCCGTTCCTAACCATTTCAAACACAGTGGgacttcgggggggggggggggggggggggtctgcctaTTCTGCCTATTCTCTTTATTACTCCACTCTTAAAACAGTTGATCGGTTACCTCACCTCAACTGGTACCTAGGGTTTCAAATTTtgaggagaaagggggggggcagcgagaGGGAAAAAGTACTTTGTGGCTCTAGAACCATAGTGGAACAGATCACTAAAAACCAGGCTCGCACTGAGATGACAGGCACACCAACGCCCCCCTATGGCCGTGCCGTACCTGCATCTTCACATTGGTGACATAGCCCTTGTCCCTCCAGTCGACGGAGTCAGGCAGGGAGGCCCCGAAGGCCCCTACGAAGGTGGAGGGGCCCCTCTCCAGGTCCGAGGGAACCTGAACCCCAGTCAGGGTCTGCATTACTTCTTCAGCCGTCTggtgtggagagagaaagggagagagaggaggaggttaATCAGGAGACAGCCCTCAGACTGAACCCTATGGTTCTTCATTCAGGCCTGTTCAGTTAAATGCATTACCTCCACAACTGCCCCctagggcagggctgcccaaccctgttccggGGGATCAACCTCATTCAACCCTAATAAATTACACTTCTaccctaatttggcataccTGATTCTACCAATTGGTAGTTCGACAAGATATCTAGCACTTGAATAAGGAGTGCTTTTGTTAAAGTTACAGCGAGAACCtagaggatggtagatctccaggaacagggttaggaaGCCCAGCCCTGGGGGCAGGGGTCTAATCACTGCCATGGGTACCCAAGGCTCGCCTTTGAAGGTTTTGTGAGGAATTGTGGGTAAAGGACAAACTACAGTCATGTTTGAATTTATACAGCAAAACTCACAACACCTTATTCATTCTACAGCAGGCATTCACATTTTGGCACGGGTGCAAAGGAGTGGCGGTTTGCGACACGACAGGGATAAATtcaagcatgcaaacacacgcacaaagcccagtcctggagggccgcagtgtccgTTTTTGTGGTGTTCTCAGCACAAGCGTTTCAgtcaagtcattgattggctagaGTCCACACACTTTGTTCTCAAGGCGTTAATTGGCAGCCGATTGAAGGGAAATCACAAAACCAGGCAGAAACCACAGCCCCCTTGGGATTGGGATTGGGTTTGACGTTGGCGGGTGCTCACCAGGTCTCCCAGGTGGTTCATGGCCAGGTCGTAGCTGTGCAGGCCCAGGGACATCTCCAGGTTGTGCAGGGTGATCATCCGCAGGTTCTTCTCCCAGATCCGCCGCCGCCCGTACTCCTCTGCCTGCCCCAAACAGAGAGACTCAGTCCCCAGTCAGCCTAGTGACAcagctacgctacgctacgcaaCTAGCCAGGCCACCTACGGTCCACCAATGGCATACAGGCAATCTAAAATGTCATGTCACCACAGCAAAGgtcaagaaaaaagaaaagaaaaaagggggcTGGGAGGGATCCTTGATGCTGATAAAATCACCTAGCTTCATAAAATTCACCGCttctccttttaaaaaacagaattcttAGACATTTCTGCATTGACACTGGTGGCTTAATGATGGGAGCTCAGAAGagccatttttattataatggGTTTATTTCAAGGGTCCTATGTCTCAATTGAATGAGAAATTCAGCTAGAgcgcaaataaacaaaatgagctTTATCGCAAAGCTCAAAGACTGCACTGAATCAGTGAGTCGCCACGACACAAGACTAAATTGGACCCCACAGGCCCTCACCCAATCACCAGTGGAATTGGGCGTCTCACCTGGTGCTTGTAGGCCTTGCTGTGTTTGGCCATCCACATGTGCCAGTGCGTGTCCAGCTCCGGGTCGACGTCGATCAGGGCCGCTGCAGTCGCCCCGAGCAGCGCCGCTGCCACCAGCAGTCTCCCGAACATCGTCTCGAGCAGAATCTGAAACGTAACCGGAGAAGAACTGAGCGCTGAAACTGAATCACAGCGCAAAGACACGCGCCACAGCGCAATCAGACTAGTATTTGTACAGCGCTCTTAGTTAGTTGCAGACCACCAGCCTTGTTCTGGAAGCGCCAGTAATTTCGATGTGCGTCGGTTTTAATCTTAATCAATTATGGCAACAGATCGACCATCTGTTGTTCCGCCTACAGTCGCTAGCCAGTCAGTCAGAATTTGAGCACAAGCCATGAACGTTCGTGAAACCTAAATTCTCCATGACTCAGCAGTAGGACAGCTTTATACAGTAAGATATCGTATCAGGTTTCGATTCCTTATATAATGACAACATGATACTAGTGAATACGGCCAAAGAACACAATGGTTGTTTTCTAAAGATCTGAACATTTCCAAGTAAAATTTCAGGATACACGCCGGCCAAATCAGCGTGTCTCCCAGCAACAGATGACTCCATTGATGTCATTGGTCCGATTTCGGACATGGCAGTCGGTTTAGGAATTTCCTTAAAACACGCAAGAACGAAAATGTTGCTGCATCGGAGTAGCACGCGAACTGTGAAGGGTAGCGCTTTCGAGTGTGAACCAAGGACAAATTAGCCCACAAGTTCGCACTACTTCACTATTAGAGCCTACACAAACATGTCGTTTAACAGAACATACAAGACACTCAAATTAAATATGCAAGCAATGCCAACTGTCACAAGACACCGCATTTAACGGTAGTGAAACTATTTTGGTGGAACTTAACAAAGAAGTGCATTTCCCCGTTGTCAACTGACATGCATTGAGAAACCCACTTCCGATTCAAGCAAGAAGATGGGCAATCTAGATGGTCGATTACATCAAATTAAGGAGATCGTTTTAGTCTTTAATTAGCTCAATGGAAGTTCTACTTTTAAATTGGacaatgcagtccatttaccattagtCAGCGTTAACCCAATATTCAAACTACACAAGGTAAACGTTTCACCgagaaacacaaataaaacagcaaacaagCCGAAAGTAtaccaaaatattaaaatcaatgaCATACCACCCCCACAAAATACCTGCTGCCCCCCAAAAGTAACGGGTTTGGGACAGGATAGGTGCTTCAAAACTAAGAAAGCTTACCTTTCGACCGTGTATGAAGAGCAGGATGTTCGCGGTCCCAATAGCGAGTGGACGTTTTCAACAAAGTTGGCCTTCCTGTATTTTATAGTCAGAAAGTCACGTGAGCGTGTCTTCGGAAATTCCCACTCGCTGTTGTTACCCTGTTGCTGCGCTCGAC from Anguilla anguilla isolate fAngAng1 chromosome 8, fAngAng1.pri, whole genome shotgun sequence includes these protein-coding regions:
- the LOC118233657 gene encoding cathepsin S-like, with the protein product MFGRLLVAAALLGATAAALIDVDPELDTHWHMWMAKHSKAYKHQAEEYGRRRIWEKNLRMITLHNLEMSLGLHSYDLAMNHLGDLTAEEVMQTLTGVQVPSDLERGPSTFVGAFGASLPDSVDWRDKGYVTNVKMQGSCGSCWAFSAAGALEGQLMKTHGKLESLSPQNLVDCSSKYGNKGCNGGYMHQAFRYVIDNGGIDSDSAYPYDGTQGNCRYNPATRAANCSSYTFVHEDDEGALQAAVASVGPVSVAIDATRPTFAFYRSGVYDDSGCGPTVNHGVLAVGYGTLDGKDFWLVKNSWGVQFGDQGYIRMARNKGNQCGIATYACYPVM